A stretch of Pseudoprevotella muciniphila DNA encodes these proteins:
- a CDS encoding DUF4827 domain-containing protein, which yields MNKLLKTLLFALPLLAFITSCKDDDDSYAELRERERKLVSAFIKNGCEVNDANSISLSVKPIKVISLDTFIANDSTTNVSENEYVYFPTTGLYMQIVRKGTGEPLKQGESATVICRYIEYNIGGDSIQSTNRSLLYAAMPEVLNVTNNYGTLSGTFTSGVMLSYYGSSVPSGWLTPINYINLGRLTNKDDELALVRVIVPSTIGQSNQSSSVYPCFFEISYQRGR from the coding sequence ATGAACAAACTCCTGAAAACACTTCTTTTCGCCCTGCCTTTGCTCGCATTCATTACGTCATGCAAAGACGATGACGACAGTTATGCAGAACTGCGCGAAAGAGAGCGAAAACTGGTTTCTGCATTCATCAAGAATGGGTGCGAGGTGAACGATGCCAACAGTATCAGCCTGAGCGTGAAACCAATAAAGGTAATTTCTCTCGACACGTTCATTGCCAACGACAGTACAACAAATGTTTCGGAAAATGAATATGTCTATTTCCCGACGACTGGGCTCTACATGCAGATTGTGCGTAAAGGCACCGGCGAACCGCTCAAGCAAGGCGAATCGGCAACTGTAATCTGCCGCTACATAGAATACAACATCGGTGGCGACTCTATTCAGAGTACAAACCGCTCATTGCTCTATGCAGCCATGCCGGAAGTGCTCAACGTAACCAATAATTACGGCACATTGAGCGGCACCTTTACAAGTGGAGTGATGTTGAGTTATTATGGATCATCCGTACCTTCTGGATGGCTCACGCCAATCAACTACATCAACCTCGGACGCCTTACGAATAAAGATGACGAATTAGCGCTTGTCAGGGTAATTGTGCCGAGCACCATCGGACAATCCAACCAAAGCAGTTCAGTCTATCCTTGCTTCTTCGAAATCAGTTACCAACGAGGAAGATAA
- a CDS encoding DUF4290 domain-containing protein, which translates to MEYNTTREKLVLPEYGRNIQQMARQAVSIENRDDRRAYAQLIIHLMRNLNPQTKNNPDNERKLWDHLALMTDYQLDIDYPYEIQHQEEKTEAPKVAYPAHGIRMRHYGNIIERWIKQVSEMEGGPEREELTLFLANRMKRHLVEWKGDGVSDEKVAYDLENLSDGALKIDVRKHRLSEFKKTQQSNQNQKKK; encoded by the coding sequence ATGGAATATAATACCACCAGAGAAAAATTAGTGCTACCCGAATATGGGCGCAATATTCAGCAGATGGCACGACAAGCCGTTTCTATAGAAAACCGCGACGACAGACGTGCTTACGCGCAACTGATAATCCACCTGATGCGCAACCTCAATCCTCAGACGAAAAACAATCCTGATAACGAGCGTAAACTCTGGGACCATCTGGCACTCATGACAGATTACCAACTCGACATAGACTATCCATACGAGATACAACATCAGGAAGAAAAGACAGAGGCGCCTAAGGTGGCTTACCCTGCACATGGCATCAGAATGAGACACTACGGCAACATCATAGAACGCTGGATAAAACAGGTGTCGGAGATGGAAGGCGGTCCTGAACGCGAAGAACTGACACTGTTTCTTGCCAACAGGATGAAGCGCCACTTGGTAGAATGGAAAGGCGACGGTGTGAGCGACGAAAAGGTGGCATACGATTTGGAAAATCTAAGCGATGGCGCTTTGAAGATAGACGTAAGAAAACATCGACTAAGCGAATTCAAGAAGACACAACAGTCCAACCAAAATCAGAAAAAGAAATAA
- the proS gene encoding proline--tRNA ligase, which produces MAKELKNLTKRSENYSQWYNELVVKADLAEQSDVRGCMVIKPYGYAIWEKIQQELDKKFKETGVQNVYFPLLIPKSFLSKEAEHVEGFAKECAVVTHYRLKANEDGDGVVVDPAAKLEEELIIRPTSETTIWNTYRKWIHSWRDLPVLCNQWCNVMRWEMRTRLFLRTSEFLWQEGHTAHATREEAEERTKQMIHVYADFVENYMAIPLVVGVKSATERFAGALDTYTIEAMMQDGKALQSGTSHFLGQNFGKAFNVQFVDKENKLDYAWATSWGVSTRLMGALVMTHSDDNGLVLPPNLAPIQVVIVPIYKGDEKAIFDEKLGALADRLRKMGVSVKYDNADNKRPGFKFADYELKGVPVRLVMGGNDLKNGTIEVMRRDTLEKETRDFEGIEEYVKQLLDEIQKNIFKKAKDYLDSHIYECNDYEDFKKRIVDGGFFLCPWDGTAETEAKIKEETQATVRCIPFGYDQSNPGTDMVSGKPATCKAIIARSY; this is translated from the coding sequence ATGGCAAAAGAACTCAAAAACCTCACAAAAAGGAGTGAAAACTATTCTCAGTGGTATAATGAACTCGTTGTAAAGGCGGACCTTGCTGAACAAAGCGACGTGCGCGGATGTATGGTCATCAAGCCGTACGGATATGCCATCTGGGAAAAAATACAGCAGGAACTCGACAAGAAATTCAAGGAGACAGGCGTGCAGAATGTGTATTTCCCCTTGCTGATACCAAAATCCTTCCTTTCGAAAGAGGCAGAACATGTGGAAGGCTTTGCCAAGGAATGCGCCGTGGTGACTCACTATCGACTGAAAGCCAATGAAGATGGCGATGGCGTAGTGGTTGACCCTGCGGCAAAACTTGAAGAAGAACTCATCATACGCCCGACGAGCGAGACGACCATCTGGAATACATACAGGAAGTGGATCCATTCATGGCGCGACCTGCCTGTGCTTTGCAACCAGTGGTGCAACGTGATGCGCTGGGAGATGCGTACGCGTCTGTTCCTGCGCACAAGCGAATTCCTCTGGCAGGAAGGCCATACCGCCCATGCCACACGCGAAGAAGCAGAAGAGCGCACCAAGCAGATGATACATGTCTATGCCGATTTCGTGGAGAACTATATGGCAATTCCTCTCGTTGTAGGCGTGAAGAGTGCCACAGAACGCTTCGCTGGTGCACTGGATACCTATACCATCGAGGCAATGATGCAAGACGGAAAGGCACTACAGAGTGGTACGAGCCATTTCCTCGGACAAAACTTCGGAAAGGCGTTCAATGTGCAGTTTGTAGATAAGGAAAACAAACTCGACTATGCCTGGGCAACAAGTTGGGGTGTAAGCACGCGTCTCATGGGAGCACTCGTGATGACACACAGCGATGACAACGGACTCGTACTGCCTCCGAACCTTGCACCCATACAGGTGGTAATCGTTCCTATTTACAAAGGTGACGAAAAGGCTATCTTCGACGAAAAACTTGGCGCACTTGCTGACCGACTGCGGAAGATGGGCGTCAGTGTGAAATATGACAATGCCGACAACAAGCGTCCTGGCTTCAAATTTGCAGACTACGAACTGAAAGGTGTGCCCGTGCGCTTGGTGATGGGTGGCAACGACCTCAAGAACGGCACCATCGAGGTAATGCGTCGCGATACTCTCGAAAAGGAAACGCGCGACTTTGAAGGCATTGAAGAATACGTAAAACAACTACTCGACGAAATACAAAAGAATATCTTCAAAAAAGCGAAAGACTATCTTGACAGTCATATCTACGAGTGTAACGACTACGAAGACTTCAAGAAACGTATCGTTGACGGTGGATTCTTCCTCTGCCCCTGGGACGGCACTGCCGAAACGGAGGCAAAAATCAAGGAAGAAACGCAAGCCACAGTGCGCTGCATTCCTTTCGGATATGACCAGAGCAATCCAGGCACAGACATGGTAAGCGGAAAACCCGCTACATGCAAAGCCATCATAGCAAGAAGTTATTAG
- the murA gene encoding UDP-N-acetylglucosamine 1-carboxyvinyltransferase, whose amino-acid sequence MASFIIEGGHELQGEITPQGAKNEALQVICATLLTSEPVRIKNIPEILDVNNLIRLLIDMGVKVTHNGRGDATFQANELNLEFMKSDEYLERCTRLRGSVLMTGPLLARYGRATVPKPGGDKIGRRRLDTHFFGFMKLGAVSSYNPIDSIYEIKAEREHLKGNYILLDEASVTGTANIIMAAVLAEGETTIYNAACEPYVQQLCKMLVRMGADIKGIGSNLLTINGVMRLGGTEHTVLPDMIEIGSFIGIAAMVGNGITIKNVSYENLGIIPYAFKRLGIKMEHRGDDIYIPKQDEYEIESFIDGSFMTLADSPWPGLTPDLLSVLIVVASQAKGSVLFHQKMFESRLFFVDKLIDMGAQIILCDPHRAVVVGHNKQLQLRARRMVSPDIRAGIALLIAALSADGISRIDNVEQIDRGYQEIEQRLNALGARISRQR is encoded by the coding sequence ATGGCATCATTCATCATAGAAGGCGGACATGAACTTCAGGGCGAGATAACTCCCCAAGGTGCGAAGAATGAGGCTTTGCAGGTGATTTGTGCAACACTCCTCACGTCCGAACCAGTACGCATAAAAAACATTCCTGAAATTCTGGATGTCAACAACCTGATACGCCTGCTCATCGATATGGGTGTCAAGGTGACTCACAATGGTCGCGGTGATGCTACATTTCAGGCAAACGAACTCAATCTGGAGTTCATGAAAAGCGATGAATATCTTGAGCGATGCACGCGCCTGAGAGGCAGTGTGCTGATGACAGGTCCGTTGCTCGCACGTTATGGCAGGGCAACGGTGCCCAAGCCTGGTGGCGACAAGATCGGGCGCAGGCGTCTCGACACCCACTTCTTCGGTTTCATGAAACTGGGCGCTGTGTCGAGTTATAACCCCATCGACTCTATCTACGAGATAAAGGCGGAGCGCGAGCATCTCAAAGGCAACTACATCCTGCTCGATGAAGCGTCTGTAACAGGAACGGCTAACATCATCATGGCTGCCGTACTGGCTGAAGGCGAGACAACTATATACAATGCAGCCTGCGAGCCTTACGTTCAGCAACTCTGCAAGATGCTCGTCAGGATGGGTGCAGACATCAAAGGAATCGGTTCAAACCTTCTTACCATCAATGGTGTGATGCGGCTTGGAGGCACAGAACACACCGTGCTGCCCGACATGATAGAAATCGGTAGTTTTATCGGCATTGCAGCCATGGTGGGCAACGGCATCACTATCAAGAACGTTTCTTACGAAAATCTTGGAATTATTCCCTACGCATTCAAACGTCTTGGAATCAAGATGGAACATCGTGGCGATGACATCTATATTCCAAAGCAAGACGAATACGAAATAGAATCGTTCATTGACGGGTCGTTCATGACATTGGCAGACTCACCTTGGCCCGGACTTACACCTGACCTGCTGAGTGTGCTGATAGTCGTGGCAAGTCAGGCGAAAGGTTCTGTGCTGTTCCATCAGAAAATGTTTGAGAGCCGCCTGTTCTTTGTGGACAAACTTATCGACATGGGTGCTCAGATTATCCTCTGCGACCCGCACAGAGCCGTTGTCGTGGGGCATAACAAACAGTTGCAACTTCGTGCGCGCCGCATGGTTTCTCCCGACATCAGGGCAGGTATTGCATTGCTCATTGCAGCACTGAGCGCCGACGGCATAAGCCGCATAGACAACGTTGAGCAAATAGACCGTGGATATCAGGAAATAGAGCAAAGGCTGAATGCGCTCGGAGCGAGAATCAGCCGTCAGCGATAG
- a CDS encoding DEAD/DEAH box helicase, whose amino-acid sequence MVREELQSIGITALSEMQETACHEIGQGKSVVLLSPTGTGKTLAYLCPMLDRLSTDVTHLQAVVILPSRELALQTFDFFFKLKSGLRATTLCGGHSATEEQRKLKDFSPQVIFATPGRFLDHLQRGNIETANVGLLVIDEYDKCLELGFKDDLQSISQSLQSVEQYVFTSATSTNIPNTFFPHQPQPLVTLDFTATKKTSKTVNVVYTTEYDRLNTLALLLSELQDSKTIVFVSQREDADRVGRNLKSKHFFAETYHGGMEQRDRERALYKFRSNCSNILVSTDLAARGMDIPDVTAVIHFQLPHDEKAFVHRNGRTERWTSTGKAFAIITPEETIPAYISNTETYNLHTDSILVYPPEFAALYIGRGKKDKLGKGDIVGFLCQAGNLSKDDIGEIEVGTNHIYVAINKQKTDNLLKSIAGQKIKGKKTLIELMRK is encoded by the coding sequence TTGGTACGGGAAGAACTGCAATCAATAGGCATTACGGCTTTGAGCGAAATGCAGGAGACGGCTTGCCATGAGATAGGACAAGGCAAAAGCGTTGTCCTTCTTTCGCCTACAGGGACAGGTAAGACGCTGGCATACCTCTGTCCGATGCTCGATAGGCTCTCGACCGACGTGACGCATTTGCAGGCGGTAGTCATCCTTCCTTCAAGAGAACTGGCGTTGCAGACCTTTGATTTCTTTTTTAAGTTAAAATCGGGATTAAGGGCGACAACCCTCTGTGGTGGTCATTCTGCAACTGAAGAACAGCGAAAATTAAAAGACTTTTCGCCACAAGTCATCTTCGCTACACCAGGACGTTTTCTCGACCATCTGCAGAGAGGAAACATAGAAACGGCTAATGTCGGACTACTCGTCATTGATGAATACGACAAATGCCTTGAATTGGGATTTAAGGACGACTTGCAAAGCATTTCGCAAAGCCTGCAATCAGTTGAGCAATATGTCTTTACTTCCGCTACATCGACCAATATACCCAACACATTTTTCCCGCACCAGCCACAACCGCTCGTTACACTGGATTTTACTGCCACCAAGAAGACATCAAAGACAGTAAATGTCGTCTATACCACTGAATACGACAGATTAAACACACTGGCATTATTACTGAGCGAACTTCAAGACAGCAAGACGATTGTATTTGTTTCGCAACGTGAAGACGCTGACAGGGTGGGGCGCAACCTCAAATCAAAACACTTTTTTGCCGAGACTTATCATGGCGGAATGGAACAGCGCGACAGAGAAAGAGCACTCTACAAATTCAGGAGCAACTGCAGCAACATCCTTGTATCTACCGACCTTGCGGCACGCGGCATGGATATCCCTGATGTAACAGCCGTTATACATTTCCAGTTGCCGCACGATGAAAAAGCCTTCGTGCACAGAAACGGCAGGACGGAACGCTGGACCTCAACAGGAAAAGCCTTTGCCATCATAACGCCTGAGGAAACAATCCCGGCATATATAAGCAACACTGAAACTTACAACTTACACACAGACAGTATTTTAGTATATCCGCCAGAATTTGCTGCTCTTTATATAGGACGAGGCAAGAAGGACAAGTTGGGCAAGGGAGATATCGTGGGTTTTCTCTGCCAGGCAGGCAATTTGTCAAAAGATGACATTGGCGAAATAGAAGTTGGCACTAACCATATCTATGTTGCTATAAACAAACAAAAAACCGACAATTTGCTCAAGAGCATAGCCGGTCAGAAAATCAAAGGTAAGAAAACCCTGATAGAATTGATGCGGAAGTAG
- the tsaB gene encoding tRNA (adenosine(37)-N6)-threonylcarbamoyltransferase complex dimerization subunit type 1 TsaB: protein MSCILHIETSTDICSVALSENGACIFKQESTEERNHARLVAPYADEAISFADSHAIPLDAVAVSMGPGSYTGLRIGVSVAKGICYARDLKLIALPTLKVMCVPILLRDELPEDAWLCPMIDARRMEVYSCIYDRSLKEMRPICAEVITADSFKEELTEHPVYFFGDGAKKCQSLINHANAHFIEGIVPKAKHMFPLAEQAFVREHFEDVAYFEPYYLKQFVPGQPKSVLSALRKDK, encoded by the coding sequence ATGTCTTGTATATTGCACATAGAAACATCTACTGACATTTGTTCTGTAGCACTGAGTGAGAACGGCGCATGCATTTTCAAGCAGGAGAGTACAGAGGAGCGCAACCATGCCCGTTTGGTAGCGCCTTATGCTGACGAAGCCATTTCCTTTGCAGACAGTCATGCCATACCATTGGATGCCGTAGCAGTAAGCATGGGACCAGGTTCGTACACTGGGCTGCGTATCGGTGTGAGTGTAGCAAAAGGCATTTGCTATGCCCGCGACCTGAAACTAATTGCTCTTCCCACACTGAAAGTGATGTGCGTGCCTATCCTGCTGCGCGACGAACTGCCTGAAGATGCCTGGCTCTGCCCAATGATTGACGCACGCAGGATGGAAGTTTATTCCTGCATTTACGACAGATCACTAAAAGAGATGCGTCCGATATGTGCTGAGGTCATCACAGCCGACAGTTTTAAGGAAGAACTGACTGAGCACCCGGTCTATTTCTTCGGCGATGGTGCAAAGAAATGCCAGTCTCTTATCAATCATGCTAATGCGCATTTCATTGAAGGCATCGTTCCCAAGGCAAAACACATGTTCCCATTGGCAGAGCAAGCATTTGTGCGTGAGCATTTTGAAGATGTGGCTTACTTTGAGCCATATTACCTCAAGCAATTCGTGCCAGGACAGCCCAAATCGGTTTTAAGTGCTTTACGCAAGGACAAATAA
- the trxA gene encoding thioredoxin: MKQTFTDANFESILAGNLPVVIDFSATWCGPCRMVGPIIDELADEYEGKVNIGACDVDENTELAAQYGVRNIPTILFIKNGEVVDKQVGAAAKSVFEEKIQNLL; encoded by the coding sequence ATGAAACAGACATTTACAGACGCAAATTTTGAAAGCATTCTGGCAGGTAACTTACCTGTAGTAATAGACTTTAGCGCCACATGGTGCGGACCATGCAGAATGGTCGGTCCTATCATCGATGAACTCGCTGATGAATACGAAGGCAAAGTGAATATCGGTGCCTGCGACGTTGACGAGAACACCGAACTCGCAGCACAATATGGCGTTCGCAACATTCCCACAATACTTTTCATCAAAAACGGAGAGGTTGTTGACAAACAAGTGGGTGCTGCAGCAAAATCTGTTTTCGAAGAGAAAATTCAGAATCTGCTTTGA
- a CDS encoding glycoside hydrolase family 10 protein encodes MKKIFLTAFLLLFPALLTANADVYIWMGWNDDCDAEYLHKAFSKFKTHGVKGVCFNAGFDTDRIKLAASVAKQSGLEYHAWIPCMLQSDCPHEWYAVNRLGESADEKPAYVPYYKSLDPNNADVQQFLVDKYAEVAKISDVDYIQLDYIRYVDVILAKGLWKKYGLVMNEEYPPADYCYCDYCTSDFKQKTGIDIKSVSDPSKCKAWLAYRCNVVTSLVNMISEAVHREGKKISADVFPYPRDYAIPMVRQEWDKWDVDAFFPMNYNDFYLEPAKWVGNVTRKEVKLLKGKAPLYSGLFVCEDWRNKSNIADPEGWGLSPEELKTAVRGAFKAGASGICLFSASSMTDEHWAALDEVLAQP; translated from the coding sequence ATGAAAAAAATCTTTCTGACTGCTTTTTTGCTGCTTTTTCCTGCGCTATTGACAGCAAATGCTGATGTATATATCTGGATGGGCTGGAACGACGACTGTGATGCCGAATATCTTCATAAAGCATTTTCAAAGTTTAAGACACATGGCGTTAAGGGTGTGTGTTTCAATGCAGGGTTTGACACAGACCGCATAAAACTTGCCGCTTCTGTTGCAAAACAGTCGGGTCTGGAGTACCATGCCTGGATACCCTGTATGCTGCAGAGCGACTGTCCGCATGAATGGTATGCCGTCAACCGCCTTGGCGAAAGTGCAGATGAAAAGCCTGCATACGTACCTTATTACAAAAGTCTTGACCCAAACAATGCTGATGTGCAACAGTTCTTGGTTGATAAGTATGCAGAAGTGGCGAAGATTTCCGACGTTGACTATATACAGTTGGATTATATCCGCTATGTAGATGTGATACTTGCCAAAGGACTGTGGAAGAAATATGGGCTGGTGATGAATGAGGAATATCCACCTGCTGACTATTGCTACTGCGATTATTGTACGTCAGACTTCAAGCAAAAGACAGGGATAGACATCAAGAGCGTCAGCGACCCGTCGAAATGCAAGGCGTGGCTTGCGTATCGTTGCAATGTTGTTACATCGCTTGTGAATATGATTTCAGAGGCGGTTCATCGCGAAGGTAAAAAAATAAGTGCTGACGTGTTTCCTTATCCCAGAGATTATGCCATTCCCATGGTGCGCCAGGAATGGGACAAGTGGGATGTTGACGCCTTCTTTCCGATGAATTATAACGACTTCTACCTTGAACCAGCCAAGTGGGTGGGGAATGTTACGCGTAAGGAAGTTAAATTACTGAAGGGGAAAGCGCCGCTGTACAGCGGTCTGTTCGTTTGTGAGGATTGGCGTAACAAAAGCAACATTGCCGACCCTGAGGGTTGGGGTTTGTCGCCTGAAGAACTAAAAACGGCTGTTCGGGGCGCCTTCAAGGCGGGTGCCAGCGGTATTTGCCTTTTCAGTGCATCAAGCATGACAGACGAGCATTGGGCTGCATTGGACGAAGTACTTGCCCAACCTTAA